AGATCGTCTGCACGGGCTTGAGCAGGCCAGGGGATCAGGTTGGCAGAAAGCGCTTTTCCCCAACCACAAACTTTCTCGTTTTCGGGAAGCGCAATTGGCACGCTAAACCAGTCTGGCACATCTGCATCCCCGATGCCCTCTAAGCCTGACTGATAGGAAAACAGCATCACGTCTTCAAGGCCTTTGGCAAGAAGCGGCTCCATTTGCGGCCACAATTCCTGCGCCGCAATCGCCACCTTTGCCCCGCTGTCGTTCATCAGGTGTTCGAGCTCCGCGCTCCGACACATCGGGTTGGCCAGAACCGGGACTGCATCCGCCCTGAGAATCGCATGGTAGGCCGTCACAAACTGAGTGGAAGTCTGTGCACTTAAAAGGACTCGGTCTCCCTGCCGCACGCCGGTGCGTTGCTGCAGCCACCCCGCTAAGCTCCGCACGTCATTCAACAGCTTCTCGTAGGTCACGACATGCCCGTAAATCACGTATGCCGGCTTCTGGGCAAACCGAAGAGCTGCTACTTCCAGACATTGCGGCAGCGTGAGGCGCGGTACGTGTTGGACGATTGGCAACCCCTTTGGCCAAAAGGGGGGAGGCTTGCGTTCCTCATTCATGGCGATCTGTTCTCTTTGATGGTTTATAGCCGTCGACGTCGACGGATGTCTCCTCAGGCCATCGTAGCTCACAATAATCATAGGTTCAACCATTAGATTTTTCTTGACTGCACACTGATCGCCCACATAGGATTTGGTTCGACCATTGACGATAGTCGATCTACATAAAAATCTGAGCGTGGGAACCATGACATCAGTCGGAGACATTTTTTCGCCCCGTCCACTGGAAGGCCGCGTTGCCCTCATCGCCGGCGGCTCTAGCGGCATCAACCTTGGTATCGCGCAGCGCTTTGCATCCGCAGGTGCAAAGGTCGTCATTCTGAGTAGAGACGAAGAACGCATCACCGCAGCAGCAAGAACAATCACAGACGCCGGCCATGTGGCCTATGGACGGGCAGCCGACGTACGCAACTTTGAAGCGGTGGCATCCGTGTTTAAGGAGGCATCCGAAAGATTCGGTCTGATTGATGTTGTCGTCTCTGGCGCTGCGGGAAACTTCCACGCACCCGCTGCCTCGCTCTCCGCCAACGGCTTTAAGACGGTCGTCGACATAGACCTGATTGGTAACTTCAATGTCTTGCGGGCCAGCTTCCCGTTTCTCAGGACGCCTGGTGCATCGCTGATGTCCATTACAGCACCAGGCGGTACGCACCCTTCCGTTTTTCAGGTGCATGCGAACTCCGCCAAGGCGGGCATCAACATGACGGTGAAGTGCCTGGCGATGGAATGGGGTCCCGCTGGAATTCGCGTGAACGCAATCTCCCCTGGACCAATTTCCGGAACAACCGGCATGGCGAAGCTCGCCGCCTCGCCCGAACGGGAGCAACAAATCAAGGCGCGCCTGCCCCTGCGCGAGTACGGGTCAATTCGAGACATCGCCGACACCGCACTGTTCCTTGCCAGCGACAACGCAAAGTACATCACTGGCGCCATCATCGATTGCGACGGGGGAAGCGGCCTAGGGGACGCCTCCGCAGATGCGCTTCTTAAAGCAACTCAACGTTGAATATTTCGACCACGGTCGTGCAAGGAAAAATATGAACGAGGCCTACATCTTTGATGCATTGCGCACCCCCCGCGGCAGAGGACGTGCCGATGGTAGTCTCTACGAAGTCAACCCAGTCGACCTCCTCGCTGGACTTATGACCGAGCTCCAGCAGCGACATGATCTCGACACTGCCCAAGTTGAGGATGCGCTCATCGGCTGTGTAATGCCCAACGGTGAGCAAAGCGGATGTATCGCCAAAACGGCGGCTTTGCGTGCTAACTGGGATTGGCAGGTACCAGGCGTACAGCTTGACCGATACTGCGGCTCTGGCTTGGAGACAGTGAATATCGCTGCCGCAAAGGTCCGCTCTGGCTGGGAGAATCTTCTTGTCGCTGGCGGCGTCGAGTCCATGTCGCGTATCACGATGGGTGGTGCGCCTGGTCCTCGGGACACAAAACCTGACATGGTCTTTCAGCTTAAACCAGTGCCGACTGGCGTGGCTGCGGACCTCATGGCTACTTTGGACGGACACACGCGCGAAGCTGTCGATCGTTACGCTTTGCAATCCCAGCAGCGTGCCGGCCATGCCCGTGCCAGCGGATACTTCGACCGCTCTGTTGTACCTGTCAAGGATGCCAACGGTCTCACTATTCTGAAACAGGATGAGCTAATCCGCGAAGACACTACTCTCGAGAAGCTTGGCGCACTCAAGGCCTCCTTCCAGGCGATGGGCGAACTCGGAGGTTTTGACGCGCTGGCACAGATGAAGTACCCGGAAGTCGAAAAGGTGCGTCACATCCATACCGGCGGGAACTCCTCGGGCATTGTCGATGGCGCCTCACTGTTGCTCGTCGGGTCAGAGCAAAAGGGGCGCGAGTTGGGCCTCACGCCACGAGCGCGCGTGGTTTCTGTTGCAGCAGTCGGCGCCGAGCCGACCATCATGCTTGCCGGCCCGGCGCCGGCGAGTCGCCTGGCATTGAAAAAGGCCGGCCTTAGCATCGACGACATCGACCTTATCGAGGTGAATGAAGCGTTCGCGTCAGTCGTTCTGCGGTTCATGACTGAAATGCAGGTTGACCCAGCCAAGGTCAACGTGAATGGTGGCGCGATTGCTATGGGACACCCCCTCGGTGCGACCGGCGGCATGCTGCTCGGCACACTCCTTGACGAACTCGAACGCCGCAACCTCAAGCGCGGCTTGATCACACTGTGCGTCGCCGGCGGTATGGGAATCGCCACCATCATCGAACGCGTCTGAGAGAGAATATGAGCTCAATCCAATATCAGAAAGACCAAGACGGCATTGTCACGCTGACGGTCGATATGCCCGGCCAGTCGGCCAACACGATGAACCAGGCATTCCGAACCGACTTCTCTGCGGTCGCGTCTCAGCTTGAGTCCGAGCAAGACGGTATTACTGGAGTCATCCTCACCTCCGGAAAGAAGACATTTTTTGCCGGTGGCGACCTGAATGGACTTCTCGCTGTAACGCCTGAACAAAAGGAGGAACTCTTCAAGCGTGCCACCGAGCTGAAGGCAGCGATGCGGCGCATTGAGCTTCTTGGAAAGCCCGTTGTTGCCGCAATCAATGGCAGCGCGCTAGGGGGCGGCTTCGAACTTTGCCTCGCCTGCCACGCACGTTTTTCACTTGCCAGTCCGCAAATCGCGTTGGGCCTCCCTGAGGTAAATCTCGGACTCCTTCCCGGCGGCGGTGGCGTCGTGCGACTCGTGCGATACCTAGGTCTCGAAGCTGCAATGCCTCTCCTTCTTGAGGGCACCTCCCTGTCGCCTGCCCAAGCGCTAGCGAAGGGCCTTCTTACCAGCATCGCGGACGATGCGGCTGGTCTGGTAAAGATGGCCCGAGATTGGATCAAGGAAAATCCTGAGGCCGCTCAGCCTTGGGACAAGAAGGGGTGGGGCCTGCCAGGCTCGACTGAGCAGTCTCCGGCATCTTTGACGTTCCTGCGAACCGCACCGGTGGCTCTTATGAAGAAGACCCGCGGTTGCTACCCTGCCCCACTGGCAATCCTCTCCGCTGCTGTAGAGGGTGCAGTCGTCAACTTCGACACAGCATCCCTTATCGAAACTCGCTACTTCGTTGGATTGGCGACGGGTCCTGTAGCCAAGAACCTGATCAGCACATTCTTCTTCCAGATGAATGACATCAAGGCCAACAAGGGCCGACCGGCAGATGTTCCTCCTGCCACGTTCAAGCGCGTCGGGATCCTGGGAGCAGGCATGATGGGCGCGGGCATTGCATATGCCAGCGCTATGCGCGGAATCGAGGCCGTTCTCAAGGACGTTAGCCTTGACCACGCGGGCAAAGGAAAGCTCCACTCAGAGAAGCTCCTTGAGAAAGGAGTGAGTAAGGGGAAGATCTCTCCATCGAAGCGAGACGAAGTCCTGCAACGAATTACCCCTACGGCAGATGCTTCCGGCCTCGCCGGCTGCGACATCATCATCGAAGCGGTTTACGAAAAGCGTGAGCTGAAAGCCGAAGTCACCAGGGAAGCGGAGCCGCATCTCGCGGAAAACGGCCTGTTTGCGTCAAATACGTCAACTCTGCCGATTACCGGCCTGGCCGAAGCAAGCGCAAGCCCAGAAAACTTCATCGGCCTGCACTTCTTCTCTCCAGTGGATCGAATGCCTCTGGTGGAAATCATCAAGGGAAAGAAGACCTCCTCCCGAACATTGGCGCACGCTATCGATTTCGTCAAACAGATTGGCAAGACGCCTATCGTCGTCAACGATTCTCGCGGCTTCTTTACCAGCAGGGTCTTCGGCACCTTCACCAAAGAAGGTGCGGCGATGCTCTCGGAAGGTGTCCCTGCCGCGGTAATCGAGAACGCGGCCCTTAGCGTCGGAATGCCGGTCGGTCCATTGGCGGTCATGGACGAGACCTCAATGGCCCTCAGCTTGTCGGTAAAGCGGCAGACCGAAACGGATCTTGCCTCAGAAGGTAAAAGCATGCCGCAACATCCGGGATGGGCGGTCATCGAACGCATGGCCGATGGACTGAAGCGTCCTGGCCGAGCCGGCGGTGGCGGCTTCTACGAGTATCCGAAGGATGGCCAGAAGTACTTGTGGCCTGGTTTGGTGAGCGAATTCGGAAAGTCGGCGGGGGATGTTCCGTTGGATGACCTGCGTGATCGCATCCTCTACATTCAGGCGTTGGAATCCATCCGGATCCTTGAAGAGGGGGTTATCGATACTACGCGCGACGCGAACATCGGCTCGATCCTCGGCATAGGCTTTCCTCGCTGGACTGGAGGTGTGCTGCAGTACGTGAACATGGTCGGTACCCGTCGATTCGCAGAGCGCTCCGCAGAACTGGCACAGCGATACGGTGAACGGTTTACCCCCCCGGCCCTCCTTCTGGAGAAGGCCGAACGCAACGAACGCTTCCAGTAACGAAGGATCACCCATGACTTGGGATAGTTTTACGTTATCGGTGGAAGACCACGTCGCCCACCTTGTGCTGAATCGGCCCGAGAAGCGAAATGCTTTGTCTCGCGCATTCTGGACTGAATTGCCGCAGGCCGTCCAAGCACTCGATGACGGCGCCCAAGCACGGGTGATCTTAATCTCCTCCACGGGGCCGTATTTCAGTAGTGGGATAGATATCGCAATGCTGGGCTCCCTGAGACCTGACATGAAAGGGCCGGATGCAGAGCGCCGGGCCCGACTTATCGGCCCCTTGACTCGCTATGAGGGCATCGTCGCCTTCCAGCGAAGCTTCAGTTCTCTCGAGCAGTGCCGGCTGCCGGTGATCGCAGCCGTGCAAGGTGGATGCATCGGTGCTGGACTAGACCTCCTCTCCGCTTGCTGCATACGATATGCCACCAGTGACGCCTTCTTCTCGGTCTATGAAATCAATGTCGGCATGCCTGCAGATATGGGAACCTTGCCGCGACTCACCCGCTTCCTGCCGGAGGGTGTGGTACGTGAGCTTGCGTACACCGGGCGCCGAATGGACGCTCGCGAAGCGCACTTCCGCGGCCTAGTGAATGAAGTCTTCGATGACCATAATTCCCTGTTGGACAAGGCGAAGTCTGTTGCCAGGGAGATCGCATCGAAGGCACCCATCGCCATCGCCGGCACCAAGCGTCTGATTAACTACGGGCGCGACCACAGCACCGCCGATACGTTAGATCACGTTGCGCTTTGGATAGCGGGCATGAATCCCAGCGAACAAATACTGGACGCCGCCAGGGCGAACGCCGGGCGAGCCTCCGCAAATTTCGCAGACCTCCCAGTGCGCACGCAGTTCCAAAAGTCGGAATAGAAGCCGCATTACGGCATGAAGTAGAGGCACTGACCGACATGAGTAACGCTGAGAGTTTGTCAAAAAGCGCAGAGACGCCGAGAGACGGCATCCCACTGTGCTACTTGCAGTTGCTGCTATTGCCGGCCCGAGCAAAGGGCTACGACACGGACGCGTTGTTGCGGCACCATGGGCTTTTGTCTGCTCTAGACAGTTCGCCAAATCAAATCGTCACGATGCTGCAGTTCGCGCGAATTCTGCGGCGCTTGCGGAGACTGCTCCATGACGAGATGATTGCCGTCACCGACCGCCCAGTTCGTCCCGGTACGTTCTTGCTCGTCGTCCGCCAGATGCTGCAATGTACAACGCTGGGAGAAGCGCTTCGACTTGGTTGCAGCCTCTATCGACTTGTCATCGAGGACTTCTCACCCCGTCTTCGCATATATGGCGATGTTGCTCGCCTGGAGATAGTCGACGCTTCACCACCAGGTACATTCCGAAGCATCGCACACCTCATGATGCTATACGGCGCCATCGGGCTCATGTCCTGGATGGTCCAGCGACCGATTGCCGTGCATGAAGTCACGCTTCCAGCGTCATATCCATCCCTCGCCCCCGCGGACGCCTTGTTCCAAGCGCCCGTACGCGCTGCCTCCATTAGTGGAATCAGCTTCGAATCGAGCCACCTCAACGAACGAGTTGTGACAGACATCGGGGGATTGAGAACGTTCCTGCTTCATTGGCCGATCCGAAAGATGGCACCTTACAGCGAGAAACTTCCTCTAGCTGTCCAGGTTAGAAAACGCCTTATTCAACGGGATATCGCGCATCTCCCTGCCCAAGCGGAGCTTGCTGCTACGATGGGGCTGACCGACAAGGCGTTGCGCCGTCGACTGTTCCAGGAAGGACAGAGCTACCGAGCCATCGTCGACGCGCTTCGGCGTGATGCCGCGATACGGCTTCTCGAGCAGTCCAGACTCAGCGTTGCCGAAATTGGGATCCGCCTGGGATTCTCAGAGCCCAGCGCCTTTCACCGCGCTTTTCGCCGAGCAACAGGCCTGACGCCGAATCAATTTCGGCGCCAAGCTTCGGTGGACCCCAACTAGGCAGCGCTGTAGCCTCCGTCGACAGTAAGCTCAGTGCCAGTGACGAATCGAGACTCGTCTGCACAAAGGAACGCGATGACATTCGCCACGTCAACGGGTTGTGCCCATCGACCTAGAGGCGTGCGGTGTGCAACCATGTCGACGGCGGCGTCCAGAGAACCCAGCGGGACCCCGTGGCTAATCATGTCCTTCATGGACCCTAACCCAAGCGGGGTCTCAACTAGCCCCGGGTGGACCGAATTGACCCGAATCCGCGATCTTCCGAGCTCGACGGCGAGTGCCTTCGTAAGCAAGCGAACTGCACCTTTCGACGTGCAGTACGCCGAGTGCATGCTTCCACCTTTCAGGCCAAGGATAGAAGAGAGATTCACGATGGAGGCGCTCCCAAATTCGGCCGCCGTTTTCGTCATCAACTTGCAGACTGCTTGGCACCCGAGCCACACGCTGTCAACGTTGACGGCCTGCTGACGGCGATACAATGCTAGGTCGGTCTCCAGGAATGGTCGGACAACCATTAGCCCTGCGCTATTGACCAGGCCATCGAGCCGGCCAGACGCCGACTCAATTTTCTGCACGACTGCATGCCACGCACTCTCCTCAGTGACATCATGCGCCAGGCTGTCGGCGACACCGCCAGCGTCGCGAATGAGCGCAACGGTCTGCGCGGCACCCTCTTCATTGAGATCACTTGCGAAGACACGCGCCCCAGCAGCTGCCAACGTGACGCAAGTCTGACGTCCGATTCCACTGGCCGCACCCGTTACCAAAACGACTTTTTTCTCAAGTTGCATAGATTCCTCTTCCTCAGGCTGTCAAAGACGGTGAATTCACGCGGCACGCTTCACTGATAGCGTTTGCGGTAACGTATAGCTCGCCAGGCCCTCTTCCCCATTCTCGACGCCCAGCCCGGACTGCTTGTGACCGGCCATAGGCGTATGAGGCGTAACGGCTTGAATCTGATTGATCCAAACCGTCCCTGTCTGAAGACGACGTGCGATGTCCATGGCGATACTCTCGTCCCTGCACCATACTGAGCCCGCGAGCCCGTATTCCGAGGCATTCGCTCGCTCAATTACTTCCGGAATGGATCTGAACTTGAGCAGCGGAAGAATCGGGCCAAACGGCTCCTCCCTGACGATTCTGGAGTCGTCGGACGGGTTATCCACGAGTGTGACGGGAAAGAACAGACCCGGCCCCTTCTCGACTTCCCCCCCCGTCAGCAAGTTGAAGCCGCGGTCCTTGCAGTCCTGCAGCAACCCACACAGACGGTCAAACTGTGCACGGTTCTGAACTGGGCCAAGCTCAACTCCATCACGATCGCCCGGCCCCATCGGTGTTGATTTTGCCAACCGTACGAGCACCTCCGAGAATTTGTCGTAGATGGATTCGTGGATAAAGACGCGCTTTGCAGCGATACAGATCTGCCCACTATTGACGAAGGCGCCCCAGAACAACTTCGTGGCGACCTCTTCGATGTCGACGTCCGGCATGACAATCGCGGCATCGTTCCCACCCAGCTCCAACGTCAATCGCTTGAGATCCTTTGACGCACTTTCCATTACCCGCTTTCCCGTCACTGTCGAGCCAGTAAACGAAAGCTTGTCGAAACCGGGATGCGCCGACATGCGGGGACCCAACGAATCGCCGCCACTGACAATATTTAGTACACCAGGCGGCAACACGTCACGCATGAGCTCCCCTACCCGAAGTGTTACGAGCGGAGTAAACGGAGATGGCTTCAGTACTAGGGTATTGCCCGTCAGAAGTGCTGGAGCAATTTTCCACGCGGCCAGGATTACCGGGTAGTTCCAAGGCACCATTGCCCCGACCACACCTACTGGAACTCGACGGACGACGATGTACGCCTGGTCGTTATCCTGCACGATGAGATCGGGAAGTGTCATCCGCGCGAACTCCGCAAACCAGTATGCTGCGCCGGCTACCTCGGTTCGCGCTCGAGACAGTGGCTTTCCTTGCTCCGCAGTCAGCAGCCTTGCCAACTCCTCCTGGTGCGCCAGGTAGACCGACCCGATTCTTCCTAGAAGCTCCTGACGCTCGGCCCATGTCGTCTTCGCCCAGCTTGGGAGCGCATTACGGGCGGCGGACACTGCGGCATCGAGCATCTCGGCGTTACAGTCTGGAGCCTGGGCAAATACTTCGCCCGTAGCAGGGTTAACTACCTCAATCGTCGAAGGTGTATCGATTGACGTCCCATCTATAGTCATCGGAAACGAGCTGGCGACGGGAGTGCCTTGCAATGTCGTCATGCTGCCACCTCGATTCGGTCAGTTGTCGACTGCTTTGACGGAGTAACCCGAATATTCAGGGTCTTCATCCCCCCGACCTGGTTGCTTGCGATGAATTCAGCCTTTCCCACTACCTCGATGCTCTCGGTTCTCGCAAGCAGTTCCGTAAAGAATGTCCGCATGCTTGCTCTCGCCAGATTCTGGCCAAGACACGCGTGGATACCGAATCCGAAGGCCACATGCTTATTTGGACCGCGGTCGATACGGAAACTACGGGGCTCATCGAACACCTCCTCATCGAAGGACGCGCTGTGATACATCAACGCGACCTCATCTCCGGCCTGGATCTTCTTTCCACGCAACTCAAAATCTCGAGTTGCTGTCCGTACGAAGTGCTTGACCGGACTTCCATGGCGGAACATCTCTTCAATTGCCGACGGCATTAGTTCTGGTCGCGCGCGAAGTCGGTCCAGTTCGCCCGGTTGCGTCAACAAGTAATACAGGCCACTGCACATCGACGAGCTAGTGGTGTCATGGCCCGCAGTAGCAAGGATCACGTAGTAGGAAACCGCCTCCATAAGGGGCAATGGCTCGCCGTCCACGGTAGCGTGCGCGATCAGCGATCCTAGATCCTCCTTCAACGGCGCCGCACGACGCTCGGCCAGCATCTTGCCAAAATAGGCGAAATACTCCTTTGCAACTGCGCCCTTTCCCCGCTCATCGGGTCCATCGCGCCTTAGCGTGGGGTCTTTCGGCGCGAGAAACTGCTGCGTCAACTTCAAGAGGTAGGGATGCTCGCTCTCCGGTACATCCAACAACGTCATGACGATCTGGAGCGGATACCAAACAGCAATCTCGCTACAAAACTCGCTTGTTCCCTTCTCTATCAGCCGTCCGACGAGCGCCCTGGCTCGCTCCTGGATGACGGACTCGAGGCGCTTAATGTTTGCTGGCATGAAGTAAGACTGCGTCAAGCCTCGATACTTCTTGTGATCCGGATCGTCCATGTGAATCATGGTTCGGACTAGTTTTCCTCCCGTTGCAGCGGTCTCCTCAATACGAACACGCTGCTCCACATCATTCATCAGAAAACTCTTTGGCGAGGCAATGAACACGTCGGGGTGCTTCCCGACTTCAATGACGTCAGCCTGCTTGGTGACAGCCCAGAACGGTGGATGCCCAGGGGCTGTAGTCCAATGCACCGGATCCTCGCGTCGGAGTGTTTCAAACATCTCGTGCATCCGCTCTGGATCGGAATAGATTTCGTGGCTTGCCAGCTCAGTATCGAAATCAGAAGCAATCGTCATTCTCGTCTCCTCAGTTTTTCTTGATATCTTCAAAGGTCAACCAGTAGCTCCGCCGTCAGCGACCGCGAGCAGCACGGCATGAAGCAATCGTTTCGGCTTCTGTCATCGTCGGTCAGGTAATGGTCCCGGTGATCAGGCATACCGTTCAGAACTGTGGTAACGCAGGTTCCACAAATTCCTTGCTCGCAGGACATCGAGAGCGAGATCCCCGCCTCAAGGAGCGCAGTAGCGGCGCTCACGCCGCAAGGCACGTGCACCTTTTTCCCAGACGAGGCCAGAATCAAATCGAAAGCAGTCTCAGCACTGCCATCATTCTGTGTAGTTGGTGAACCGAAGAACTCTCTATGTAGCTGGCGCTTTTCCCAACCGAGCTCTGCCGCAGTCGACAAGATATGTTCGATGAAGCCCGACGGTCCGCAGGCGTACACATGATCATCGGAGCCGCCCTGCTTCAATACTTTTCGCGCATCGAATGGCTGTTCTTTCGACGCCAGGTCGTGATAGATGCGGGCTTGCTTAGAGAACCGCGTCTCTATGCGTGACGTGAAGGCCGTCTTCGCCGCGTCGCGTGTGCAGTAGTGGAGTTCAAACTCTCGATCTGCATTTGCTAGCGTCTCAGCCATTGACAGCAGCGGGGTAATCCCAATTCCGCCGGCGAAAAGCAGGCTACGGCCCGCGCTCTGGACCAACTCGAACTCGTTTCGTGGCGCACTTACTCGGACCAGTTGGCCAGGTTCGATGGCCTGATGCATGCCGACGGACCCGCCTCGTGAATCTTCAGTGCGGAGCACGGCAATAACATAGCGATGTCGCTCGGCTGGATCGTTGCACAGGGAGTACGCTCGAGATACTCCGGGAACAATGTCCACCAGAATATGTGCGCCGGCGTCGAAAGCTGGCAGTTGCTCCCCGTCAGGATGCACCAACTCGAATGACAAGATGCCGTCGGCCTCCTTTCGTCTCTCGGAGAGTCTTAGCTCAAGGAACGGCGCGTCACCTGCATGGTTGCTCATCTCTGTCTCCATCGTTCTCGCTCCCGTCCCTCGTCAGATGGGCCGGAAAATGCGTGGAGATAGCTTAGAGTTCCGTGCAGGAAACGACGATGACCGAATCGGTCAACTTTGCTGGCCGAAATTACCCAAGGTAAAGCCGAATCAGGTCGTTGTGTGCCGAGGATGACACACCGGTCAAGGAAGAGATTGTGCTGCCGGGTAGGTCGCTGTTAGAGAGCGTTGGGCTTAGACGTGACCGGCCATGAGTCAAAGATCGGTGATGCCGTATAGCTTACTCTGCGTGGTGACGTGCCGGATCCACTGGACATTCTTCGTGAAGTCGAAAAAAAAAGCGGCGCCATTCAGCGCCGCCGTAAGCCAGCAGGATAAAGCTGGTTGAAGTCACCACCCGAAATTATTACAGGTTGGTCCCTGCGTCAACGCACAGGAGTCGTCAACAGGACACGTTACAGTGATCCCACCAACTCCGGCACCATCGTGTTCAGGTCGCCCACCAGGCCGTAGTCCGCCACCGAGAAGATCGGGGCTTCAGCGTCCTTGTTGATCGCGACGATCACCTTGGAGTCCTTCATGCCGGCCAGATGCTGGATCGCACCCGAGATACCGACGGCGATGTACAACTGCGGGGCAACGATCTTGCCAGTCTGACCGACCTGGTAGTCGTTCGGCACGAAGCCGGCATCGACTGCCGCACGCGATGCGCCCAGCGCGGCGCCGAGCTTGTCGGCCAGCGGGGTCAGTACC
This genomic interval from Cupriavidus metallidurans CH34 contains the following:
- a CDS encoding SDR family oxidoreductase, producing the protein MTSVGDIFSPRPLEGRVALIAGGSSGINLGIAQRFASAGAKVVILSRDEERITAAARTITDAGHVAYGRAADVRNFEAVASVFKEASERFGLIDVVVSGAAGNFHAPAASLSANGFKTVVDIDLIGNFNVLRASFPFLRTPGASLMSITAPGGTHPSVFQVHANSAKAGINMTVKCLAMEWGPAGIRVNAISPGPISGTTGMAKLAASPEREQQIKARLPLREYGSIRDIADTALFLASDNAKYITGAIIDCDGGSGLGDASADALLKATQR
- a CDS encoding aldehyde dehydrogenase family protein, whose protein sequence is MTTLQGTPVASSFPMTIDGTSIDTPSTIEVVNPATGEVFAQAPDCNAEMLDAAVSAARNALPSWAKTTWAERQELLGRIGSVYLAHQEELARLLTAEQGKPLSRARTEVAGAAYWFAEFARMTLPDLIVQDNDQAYIVVRRVPVGVVGAMVPWNYPVILAAWKIAPALLTGNTLVLKPSPFTPLVTLRVGELMRDVLPPGVLNIVSGGDSLGPRMSAHPGFDKLSFTGSTVTGKRVMESASKDLKRLTLELGGNDAAIVMPDVDIEEVATKLFWGAFVNSGQICIAAKRVFIHESIYDKFSEVLVRLAKSTPMGPGDRDGVELGPVQNRAQFDRLCGLLQDCKDRGFNLLTGGEVEKGPGLFFPVTLVDNPSDDSRIVREEPFGPILPLLKFRSIPEVIERANASEYGLAGSVWCRDESIAMDIARRLQTGTVWINQIQAVTPHTPMAGHKQSGLGVENGEEGLASYTLPQTLSVKRAA
- a CDS encoding helix-turn-helix domain-containing protein, whose product is MSNAESLSKSAETPRDGIPLCYLQLLLLPARAKGYDTDALLRHHGLLSALDSSPNQIVTMLQFARILRRLRRLLHDEMIAVTDRPVRPGTFLLVVRQMLQCTTLGEALRLGCSLYRLVIEDFSPRLRIYGDVARLEIVDASPPGTFRSIAHLMMLYGAIGLMSWMVQRPIAVHEVTLPASYPSLAPADALFQAPVRAASISGISFESSHLNERVVTDIGGLRTFLLHWPIRKMAPYSEKLPLAVQVRKRLIQRDIAHLPAQAELAATMGLTDKALRRRLFQEGQSYRAIVDALRRDAAIRLLEQSRLSVAEIGIRLGFSEPSAFHRAFRRATGLTPNQFRRQASVDPN
- a CDS encoding SDR family NAD(P)-dependent oxidoreductase, which gives rise to MQLEKKVVLVTGAASGIGRQTCVTLAAAGARVFASDLNEEGAAQTVALIRDAGGVADSLAHDVTEESAWHAVVQKIESASGRLDGLVNSAGLMVVRPFLETDLALYRRQQAVNVDSVWLGCQAVCKLMTKTAAEFGSASIVNLSSILGLKGGSMHSAYCTSKGAVRLLTKALAVELGRSRIRVNSVHPGLVETPLGLGSMKDMISHGVPLGSLDAAVDMVAHRTPLGRWAQPVDVANVIAFLCADESRFVTGTELTVDGGYSAA
- a CDS encoding cytochrome P450, translating into MTIASDFDTELASHEIYSDPERMHEMFETLRREDPVHWTTAPGHPPFWAVTKQADVIEVGKHPDVFIASPKSFLMNDVEQRVRIEETAATGGKLVRTMIHMDDPDHKKYRGLTQSYFMPANIKRLESVIQERARALVGRLIEKGTSEFCSEIAVWYPLQIVMTLLDVPESEHPYLLKLTQQFLAPKDPTLRRDGPDERGKGAVAKEYFAYFGKMLAERRAAPLKEDLGSLIAHATVDGEPLPLMEAVSYYVILATAGHDTTSSSMCSGLYYLLTQPGELDRLRARPELMPSAIEEMFRHGSPVKHFVRTATRDFELRGKKIQAGDEVALMYHSASFDEEVFDEPRSFRIDRGPNKHVAFGFGIHACLGQNLARASMRTFFTELLARTESIEVVGKAEFIASNQVGGMKTLNIRVTPSKQSTTDRIEVAA
- a CDS encoding 3-hydroxyacyl-CoA dehydrogenase NAD-binding domain-containing protein — encoded protein: MSSIQYQKDQDGIVTLTVDMPGQSANTMNQAFRTDFSAVASQLESEQDGITGVILTSGKKTFFAGGDLNGLLAVTPEQKEELFKRATELKAAMRRIELLGKPVVAAINGSALGGGFELCLACHARFSLASPQIALGLPEVNLGLLPGGGGVVRLVRYLGLEAAMPLLLEGTSLSPAQALAKGLLTSIADDAAGLVKMARDWIKENPEAAQPWDKKGWGLPGSTEQSPASLTFLRTAPVALMKKTRGCYPAPLAILSAAVEGAVVNFDTASLIETRYFVGLATGPVAKNLISTFFFQMNDIKANKGRPADVPPATFKRVGILGAGMMGAGIAYASAMRGIEAVLKDVSLDHAGKGKLHSEKLLEKGVSKGKISPSKRDEVLQRITPTADASGLAGCDIIIEAVYEKRELKAEVTREAEPHLAENGLFASNTSTLPITGLAEASASPENFIGLHFFSPVDRMPLVEIIKGKKTSSRTLAHAIDFVKQIGKTPIVVNDSRGFFTSRVFGTFTKEGAAMLSEGVPAAVIENAALSVGMPVGPLAVMDETSMALSLSVKRQTETDLASEGKSMPQHPGWAVIERMADGLKRPGRAGGGGFYEYPKDGQKYLWPGLVSEFGKSAGDVPLDDLRDRILYIQALESIRILEEGVIDTTRDANIGSILGIGFPRWTGGVLQYVNMVGTRRFAERSAELAQRYGERFTPPALLLEKAERNERFQ
- a CDS encoding acetyl-CoA C-acetyltransferase, translating into MNEAYIFDALRTPRGRGRADGSLYEVNPVDLLAGLMTELQQRHDLDTAQVEDALIGCVMPNGEQSGCIAKTAALRANWDWQVPGVQLDRYCGSGLETVNIAAAKVRSGWENLLVAGGVESMSRITMGGAPGPRDTKPDMVFQLKPVPTGVAADLMATLDGHTREAVDRYALQSQQRAGHARASGYFDRSVVPVKDANGLTILKQDELIREDTTLEKLGALKASFQAMGELGGFDALAQMKYPEVEKVRHIHTGGNSSGIVDGASLLLVGSEQKGRELGLTPRARVVSVAAVGAEPTIMLAGPAPASRLALKKAGLSIDDIDLIEVNEAFASVVLRFMTEMQVDPAKVNVNGGAIAMGHPLGATGGMLLGTLLDELERRNLKRGLITLCVAGGMGIATIIERV
- a CDS encoding enoyl-CoA hydratase-related protein; translated protein: MTWDSFTLSVEDHVAHLVLNRPEKRNALSRAFWTELPQAVQALDDGAQARVILISSTGPYFSSGIDIAMLGSLRPDMKGPDAERRARLIGPLTRYEGIVAFQRSFSSLEQCRLPVIAAVQGGCIGAGLDLLSACCIRYATSDAFFSVYEINVGMPADMGTLPRLTRFLPEGVVRELAYTGRRMDAREAHFRGLVNEVFDDHNSLLDKAKSVAREIASKAPIAIAGTKRLINYGRDHSTADTLDHVALWIAGMNPSEQILDAARANAGRASANFADLPVRTQFQKSE